In Solibacillus isronensis, the following are encoded in one genomic region:
- a CDS encoding nucleotide-binding protein: MGDGKGTFQKWRKKVNKKVTTLSSKTSFAVDRSKLRKQINGIEEEIRVLKQQIGEIVNLNRNSLFSVSMVNYQLAQIEAKENTIAQLERDIEELNELSKLAGVEEEEILPDLKAKQTIDDITASYIYNCANCNEVYDEPKKFCEECGYSMD, from the coding sequence ATGGGTGATGGGAAAGGCACATTTCAGAAATGGAGGAAGAAAGTCAACAAGAAGGTGACAACGCTTAGCAGTAAAACGTCTTTTGCGGTCGACCGGTCCAAACTGCGAAAACAAATCAATGGAATTGAAGAAGAAATCAGAGTGCTGAAACAGCAAATCGGGGAAATCGTCAACTTGAACCGCAACAGCCTGTTTTCAGTCAGCATGGTGAATTATCAGCTCGCGCAAATTGAGGCGAAAGAAAATACGATTGCGCAGCTGGAAAGAGATATTGAAGAATTAAATGAACTGAGTAAATTAGCGGGTGTCGAAGAGGAGGAAATATTGCCCGATCTGAAAGCAAAGCAAACGATTGACGATATTACGGCGTCCTATATATATAATTGCGCCAACTGTAATGAAGTCTACGATGAACCAAAAAAGTTTTGCGAGGAGTGTGGTTACAGCATGGATTAA
- the hydA gene encoding dihydropyrimidinase: MKKIITGGTIVTAADTFKGDVLIEDGIITQIAVKIDDAEAEIIDATGKLLFPGGIDPHTHLDMPFNNTVTDDDWQSGTIAAAYGGTTTIIDFCISAGSPTLMDAIDTWHGKAKDKAVIDYGFHLMIGDLNEQRLQELPEALERGGISSIKVFLAYAKEFQATDRTLFQAFKVGKKLGATVMVHCENGSVIDELVEEAKANGQTEPIYHALTRPPEVEGEATKRAIELANLAGAQLYVVHVTCKEAVDEIISARNKGYNVLGETCPPYLVLDQTALEKPNFEGAKYVWSPPLRPVEHQEVLWNALKAKQLQTIGSDQCSFSFNGKKTLGKNDFSKIPNGGPFIEDRFSVLYSEGVAKGRITENEFVDMISTQSAKIFGLFPQKGTIAVGSDADIVLFDPTVKRTISAETHHMNVDYNAFEGLEVTGEPTSVLVRGEYVIQDKKFVGQLGSGKYIRREVKGSTKVTS; encoded by the coding sequence ATGAAAAAGATTATTACTGGGGGAACAATTGTTACTGCTGCGGATACGTTTAAAGGGGATGTGCTGATTGAGGATGGGATCATCACTCAAATTGCAGTAAAAATAGATGATGCGGAAGCGGAAATTATTGATGCAACAGGAAAGCTTTTATTCCCGGGTGGTATTGACCCTCATACCCATCTCGATATGCCGTTCAACAACACGGTAACAGATGATGACTGGCAATCAGGAACAATTGCTGCAGCATACGGAGGAACAACGACAATTATCGATTTCTGTATTAGTGCGGGCTCACCGACATTAATGGATGCGATCGATACGTGGCACGGCAAAGCAAAAGATAAAGCCGTAATCGACTATGGTTTCCACTTAATGATCGGTGATTTAAATGAACAGCGCCTGCAGGAATTACCGGAAGCATTGGAACGAGGCGGGATCAGCTCGATTAAAGTATTCCTTGCTTATGCGAAGGAATTCCAGGCGACGGATCGTACATTATTCCAGGCGTTTAAAGTCGGGAAGAAGCTTGGCGCAACAGTTATGGTCCATTGCGAAAACGGATCGGTTATCGATGAATTAGTAGAAGAAGCGAAAGCGAATGGTCAGACGGAGCCGATTTATCATGCGCTTACTCGTCCGCCTGAAGTAGAAGGGGAAGCGACGAAACGTGCGATTGAGTTGGCAAACTTGGCTGGAGCGCAATTATATGTCGTGCATGTTACGTGTAAAGAAGCGGTCGATGAAATCATTTCTGCACGTAATAAAGGCTACAACGTGTTAGGTGAAACTTGTCCGCCGTATTTAGTGCTTGACCAGACAGCATTGGAAAAGCCGAACTTTGAAGGTGCGAAATATGTATGGTCTCCGCCGTTACGTCCTGTGGAGCATCAGGAAGTATTGTGGAATGCATTGAAGGCGAAGCAGCTGCAAACGATTGGTTCAGACCAATGTTCATTCAGCTTCAACGGCAAGAAAACATTAGGGAAGAACGACTTCTCGAAAATTCCGAATGGCGGGCCGTTTATTGAAGACCGTTTCTCTGTACTTTATTCAGAAGGTGTTGCAAAAGGGCGCATTACGGAAAACGAGTTTGTTGATATGATTTCAACGCAGTCTGCGAAGATTTTTGGGCTATTCCCTCAAAAAGGAACAATCGCGGTTGGTTCGGATGCGGATATCGTATTATTCGATCCGACAGTAAAACGTACAATCTCTGCGGAAACACATCATATGAATGTGGACTATAACGCATTTGAAGGGCTGGAAGTGACGGGCGAGCCGACAAGTGTGCTCGTGCGTGGTGAATATGTCATTCAAGATAAAAAATTCGTCGGACAGCTTGGAAGTGGCAAGTATATCCGTCGTGAAGTAAAGGGTTCCACTAAAGTAACTTCATAA
- a CDS encoding NCS1 family transporter, translating to MSDRKDTNSNYLKSPDLLPVTHENRSISMMGFGVIWVGMAIVLAAFAIGAGGIVNLSMPMLIMATLVGSILIGIFMVVIGDIGVEHGLSFPVYMRAPFGTIGTHFPSFARAFTASCWFGINTYFGALAINGILNILVGFDNWFICFLVFATLQLFNVSLGIKSIERFADFAAPVIIFISIWMYLQLSAEAKEQGKAVWSWVEAPQTGFEQFTAFMVVATAIMGFWATLAADMPTLSRHFKAPKNERNWFKRNKTQLLGSLIVQPIFNTLMIVIGAVCYMSTGSGDPINALQQAAGGVVLVMLLSMIVLAQWSTNTSANVIPAATIFSNIGGPKVPFWVGVVIAGIVGTLVQPWSLFDILNSVLLVVGGILSSIVGILFADYYLLRKRRVNVKDLYEVEGQYRYLKGVNVAGIIAWVLGGLIANIWPSFSSLIGFFVGAAIYYVLAKYWWFKKYPQAEIVNPSDDEYLGITAGRSWEIDAVPEPIGVEQTASTD from the coding sequence ATGTCAGACAGAAAAGACACAAATAGTAACTATTTAAAATCACCAGATTTACTTCCTGTCACACACGAAAACCGCAGTATTAGTATGATGGGCTTTGGCGTCATCTGGGTTGGGATGGCCATCGTACTTGCGGCATTTGCGATCGGTGCAGGAGGAATTGTTAATCTAAGTATGCCGATGCTCATCATGGCGACATTGGTCGGCTCGATTCTAATCGGGATTTTCATGGTCGTCATCGGGGATATCGGTGTTGAACACGGATTATCGTTTCCTGTTTATATGCGTGCTCCGTTCGGAACAATCGGCACGCACTTCCCGTCATTTGCCCGTGCGTTTACAGCATCGTGCTGGTTCGGGATCAACACGTATTTCGGGGCATTGGCGATCAACGGTATTCTGAACATTCTGGTCGGCTTTGACAACTGGTTTATCTGCTTCCTAGTATTTGCGACGTTGCAGTTGTTCAACGTATCACTGGGGATTAAATCAATTGAACGTTTCGCGGATTTCGCTGCACCTGTCATTATCTTTATTTCAATTTGGATGTATTTGCAATTATCTGCTGAAGCGAAAGAGCAAGGCAAAGCGGTATGGTCATGGGTGGAAGCACCGCAAACAGGTTTTGAACAGTTTACGGCATTCATGGTAGTCGCTACTGCAATCATGGGCTTCTGGGCTACATTGGCTGCAGATATGCCGACACTTTCTCGTCACTTCAAAGCGCCTAAAAATGAGCGTAACTGGTTCAAACGAAATAAAACACAATTACTAGGTTCACTAATAGTTCAGCCGATTTTCAATACACTGATGATCGTCATTGGTGCGGTTTGTTATATGTCGACTGGTTCTGGTGACCCGATCAACGCACTTCAGCAAGCGGCGGGCGGTGTTGTCCTAGTGATGCTGTTATCGATGATCGTATTGGCTCAATGGTCGACAAATACTTCTGCGAACGTTATTCCGGCTGCGACGATTTTCTCGAATATCGGCGGACCGAAAGTACCATTCTGGGTTGGTGTAGTCATTGCCGGTATTGTCGGAACACTTGTTCAGCCTTGGAGTTTGTTCGATATTTTAAATAGCGTTCTGCTCGTTGTCGGCGGTATCCTTTCTTCGATTGTTGGGATTTTATTCGCCGACTATTACTTGCTCCGTAAGCGTCGAGTAAATGTAAAGGACCTTTATGAGGTGGAAGGGCAATATCGTTATTTAAAAGGTGTCAATGTAGCGGGAATTATTGCTTGGGTGCTTGGCGGTCTGATCGCGAATATTTGGCCATCGTTCTCTTCACTTATCGGCTTCTTTGTAGGGGCAGCAATCTATTATGTGCTGGCGAAATATTGGTGGTTCAAGAAGTATCCGCAAGCTGAAATCGTAAACCCGAGCGATGATGAATATTTAGGTATTACAGCAGGACGCAGCTGGGAAATTGACGCTGTTCCAGAACCGATTGGTGTAGAGCAAACAGCTTCCACAGATTAA
- a CDS encoding NAD(P)-dependent oxidoreductase, whose amino-acid sequence MSNSLAKNFEEIFDGLTTYAATVEANRCLYCYDPPCVKACPTSINIPSFIKKIASNNMKGSARVIMESNPVGASCARVCPTIELCEGACVLNSEEKPIQIGHLQRYATDWLRESNVNLFTPQPANSKKVAIIGSGPAGLSAARELALLGYGVTIFEADEKAGGLNYYGIVSFRLPQDVVEWEVQQVQNLGVEIKTSTKIGEDVLVDELLENYDRIIVAVGMGKVPMLGVEGENLDGVYDAIDFVKESKSSFTDRVLGKKVLVIGAGNTAIDAATCSVRLGAEQVQIVYRRTSNEMTAYDFEFDFAKQDGVEFKWLTLPKRIIGDDNGKVIGMECIKMKLTDIENGKGTLMEIPGSEFVIEADAVIRAIGQTKQYELIEHLGLANTRGVIDVDHNSLKTSNPKIYACGDVIYGNGYGEATVVSAAQQGKDSAYAIHYELNANSEIA is encoded by the coding sequence ATGAGCAATAGTTTAGCGAAGAACTTTGAAGAGATATTTGATGGTTTAACAACATACGCGGCAACTGTTGAAGCGAATCGTTGTTTGTATTGCTATGATCCACCTTGTGTAAAGGCATGTCCAACGAGCATTAATATTCCGAGCTTTATCAAGAAAATTGCTTCGAATAATATGAAAGGTTCTGCTCGTGTCATTATGGAATCAAATCCGGTTGGCGCAAGCTGTGCGCGTGTTTGTCCAACGATCGAGCTTTGTGAGGGGGCTTGTGTGTTGAATAGTGAAGAAAAACCGATTCAAATTGGTCATCTTCAACGCTATGCAACGGACTGGCTGCGTGAGTCGAATGTCAATCTGTTTACGCCACAACCTGCAAACAGCAAGAAAGTCGCGATTATCGGAAGCGGGCCGGCAGGATTATCTGCTGCACGTGAACTGGCATTGCTAGGGTACGGAGTGACGATTTTCGAAGCAGATGAAAAAGCGGGTGGCCTGAATTACTACGGCATCGTTTCATTCCGTCTGCCGCAAGATGTTGTGGAGTGGGAAGTGCAGCAAGTACAAAACCTTGGTGTTGAAATTAAAACGAGCACGAAGATCGGCGAAGATGTATTAGTTGATGAACTGCTTGAAAACTATGACCGCATCATTGTAGCGGTTGGTATGGGCAAAGTACCGATGCTTGGCGTTGAGGGCGAAAATTTGGACGGTGTGTATGATGCGATTGATTTTGTAAAGGAATCAAAATCTTCGTTCACTGATCGCGTGCTGGGCAAAAAAGTGCTAGTTATCGGTGCGGGTAATACAGCGATTGATGCAGCGACATGTTCTGTAAGATTGGGTGCTGAGCAGGTGCAAATCGTTTACCGTCGTACATCAAACGAAATGACGGCATATGATTTTGAATTTGATTTTGCGAAGCAGGATGGTGTTGAATTTAAATGGCTGACATTACCGAAACGCATTATTGGCGATGACAACGGTAAAGTAATCGGGATGGAATGCATCAAAATGAAACTGACGGATATCGAAAATGGAAAAGGGACATTAATGGAGATTCCTGGTTCTGAATTTGTGATTGAGGCGGATGCGGTGATTCGGGCGATCGGCCAAACGAAGCAGTATGAGCTGATTGAGCATTTAGGATTGGCTAATACACGCGGTGTGATTGATGTGGATCACAACAGCCTGAAAACATCAAATCCGAAAATTTACGCTTGCGGTGATGTGATTTACGGTAACGGGTACGGTGAGGCGACAGTTGTATCGGCGGCGCAGCAGGGCAAAGATTCGGCTTACGCGATTCATTATGAACTAAACGCAAATTCAGAAATTGCATAG
- the preA gene encoding NAD-dependent dihydropyrimidine dehydrogenase subunit PreA encodes MADLRIDFAGIKSPNPFWLASAPPTNSGYQVQRAFEAGWGGAVWKTLGDPILNVSSRFAAVSFNGQKVAGFNNIELITDRPLEVNLKEIYETKKRFPNHTIIASLMVEPKAEKWHEIVKRVQDVGVDGFELNFGCPHGMAERGMGAASGQVPDLVEKQTYWAKEYAEVPVIVKLTPNITDITVTAEAAVRGGADAISMINTINSLAGVDLNSWNTIPHVGNKGAHGGYCGPAVKPIALNMVGECARSPYINLPISGIGGISNWQDAAEFILMGSTSVQVCTAAMHHGFSIVEDMIDGLSNYLDDKGLTSVMDLVGKTVPKYSDWGDLDLNYKVVAEINNDVCINCNKCHIACEDTSHQCIDLYTEDGRPMLKVREEDCVGCNLCSIVCPAEGAITMKELVPTQPPMTWNERQKLIAGFAPSSSSIAR; translated from the coding sequence ATGGCAGATTTACGAATAGATTTTGCTGGTATTAAGTCACCTAATCCTTTTTGGCTGGCATCGGCACCACCGACAAACTCCGGCTATCAAGTGCAGCGTGCATTTGAAGCGGGGTGGGGCGGCGCTGTATGGAAAACGTTGGGGGACCCTATTTTAAACGTTTCCTCACGTTTTGCTGCTGTTAGTTTTAACGGTCAAAAAGTAGCGGGTTTCAACAATATTGAGCTCATCACAGACCGACCGCTGGAAGTAAACTTAAAGGAAATTTATGAAACGAAAAAGCGATTCCCGAATCATACGATTATCGCTTCGTTAATGGTGGAGCCGAAAGCTGAAAAATGGCATGAAATCGTGAAAAGAGTCCAGGATGTTGGGGTAGATGGCTTCGAATTAAACTTCGGCTGCCCACATGGTATGGCGGAACGTGGCATGGGAGCCGCTTCGGGTCAAGTGCCTGACCTGGTGGAAAAGCAGACCTATTGGGCAAAAGAATATGCTGAAGTACCGGTTATCGTCAAACTGACACCGAATATTACGGATATTACTGTAACGGCGGAAGCAGCTGTGCGCGGCGGTGCTGATGCGATTAGTATGATCAACACAATCAATAGTTTGGCGGGCGTTGATCTGAACTCTTGGAACACAATTCCGCATGTTGGCAATAAAGGAGCACACGGAGGTTATTGCGGACCGGCCGTGAAACCAATTGCACTGAACATGGTGGGCGAGTGTGCAAGAAGTCCGTATATCAATTTACCGATTTCCGGAATTGGCGGTATTTCAAACTGGCAGGACGCTGCTGAGTTCATCTTAATGGGTTCTACTAGTGTGCAAGTTTGTACGGCGGCAATGCACCATGGCTTCAGTATTGTTGAAGATATGATCGATGGTTTAAGCAACTATTTAGACGATAAAGGCTTAACATCGGTTATGGATTTAGTCGGCAAAACAGTACCGAAATATTCGGATTGGGGAGATTTAGACTTAAATTATAAAGTTGTTGCAGAGATCAATAATGATGTTTGCATTAACTGTAATAAATGCCATATTGCCTGTGAAGATACGTCCCACCAATGTATCGATCTGTATACAGAAGATGGCCGTCCAATGCTGAAAGTGCGCGAGGAAGACTGCGTAGGCTGTAATTTATGTTCGATTGTCTGTCCGGCAGAAGGTGCAATTACGATGAAGGAACTTGTTCCGACACAACCGCCGATGACGTGGAATGAAAGACAGAAACTAATTGCAGGATTTGCTCCAAGCAGTTCAAGTATTGCGAGGTAG